A window of Aeromicrobium sp. Root236 contains these coding sequences:
- a CDS encoding mandelate racemase/muconate lactonizing enzyme family protein: MTAKISAASARLVDVPVETVRTDAKQAFLKQETILVQVDTDDGASGLGYSYTIGTGGTAVLAMLRDYLLPGLLGQDADAVEAVWRRTYDATRATAVGPITSLALAAIDTALWDRRSRVASLPLSIIAGGAKERVPVYDTEIGWLHLPIEDLAAGAKAAASGGARGVKIKVGKPSASEDAERLQAVRQAIGPDRDLMVDANQAFTLVEALRRTSALEAVDALWFEEPLPADDVAGHERLARQTSVAVAVGESMYSIGQFAEYLGRGAAGIAQPDVARIGGITPWLKVAHLAEAHNVEVCPHFLMEIHVSLCAAVPNSRYVEYIPQLRSVTRSELEVVDGFAVAPTTPGLGIDWDLDALDNLTVA, translated from the coding sequence ATGACCGCGAAGATCTCGGCAGCCTCGGCTCGGCTCGTGGACGTACCGGTGGAAACCGTGCGTACCGATGCCAAGCAGGCGTTCTTGAAGCAGGAGACGATCCTCGTCCAGGTCGACACCGATGACGGTGCGTCGGGACTCGGCTACTCCTACACGATCGGCACGGGCGGGACAGCCGTGCTCGCGATGCTTCGGGACTACCTGCTGCCGGGACTTCTCGGTCAGGACGCGGACGCTGTGGAGGCGGTGTGGCGTCGTACGTACGACGCCACCCGCGCCACCGCGGTCGGTCCGATCACCTCGTTGGCACTGGCGGCGATCGACACGGCCCTGTGGGACCGCCGCTCGCGGGTTGCGAGTCTTCCGCTCAGCATCATCGCCGGCGGCGCCAAGGAGCGAGTGCCGGTCTACGACACCGAGATCGGCTGGTTGCACCTTCCGATCGAGGACCTCGCCGCAGGAGCGAAGGCGGCCGCCTCGGGCGGAGCCCGTGGCGTCAAGATCAAGGTCGGCAAGCCGTCAGCGAGCGAGGATGCCGAGCGGCTCCAGGCCGTACGCCAGGCGATCGGCCCTGACCGTGACCTGATGGTCGACGCGAACCAGGCGTTCACGCTGGTCGAGGCGTTGCGTCGTACCTCGGCTCTGGAAGCCGTCGACGCGCTCTGGTTCGAGGAGCCCTTGCCGGCAGATGACGTCGCCGGCCACGAACGGTTGGCTCGGCAGACCAGCGTCGCGGTGGCGGTCGGTGAGTCGATGTACTCGATCGGCCAGTTCGCCGAGTATCTCGGCCGCGGGGCCGCCGGGATCGCGCAGCCCGATGTCGCCAGGATCGGTGGGATCACGCCGTGGCTGAAGGTCGCTCATCTCGCCGAGGCCCACAACGTCGAGGTGTGCCCGCACTTCCTGATGGAGATCCACGTGAGCCTCTGCGCGGCCGTGCCGAACAGCCGCTACGTGGAGTACATCCCGCAGCTGCGGTCGGTCACCCGGTCCGAGCTCGAGGTCGTGGACGGGTTCGCCGTCGCGCCCACGACACCCGGACTCGGGATCGACTGGGACCTCGACGCCCTCGACAATCTGACGGTCGCCTGA
- a CDS encoding sugar ABC transporter substrate-binding protein — protein sequence MRTRRLGGTAVAVLAVCLALTAAGCAKQDDSSDGPAASGKSAKDVKIALVPGGPHPYFQPWKAAGAKAATDFKLGGSTFNETAGWDQTKQNDVLKSLAAQGYNAFGIFGVSPDNINSTFKDLERQGFQVASLASCPAGDTNAAAFCLSTDVETAAYKAAKAAIEAMNGQGNLVHLTGNKVDSNTQRRIAGVKKAVGETGGKVKLLQTITDIDVDLQTAQRSVADLLGAHGSDIDGIVNTAYNPAVASAAAVKKSGLPIKVVAIDDDPTILAGIKDGSVSATVVQNPTGQGYVGSYALMKLSTGCKMTTPGVIIDSGSFVVTTKNVDTYDAERQAKSDEVKSDFDSKYLSC from the coding sequence ATGAGAACTCGACGTTTGGGCGGAACCGCGGTAGCGGTGCTCGCCGTATGCCTGGCCCTGACCGCTGCGGGCTGTGCGAAGCAGGACGACTCCAGTGACGGGCCGGCCGCCAGCGGCAAGTCCGCCAAGGACGTCAAGATCGCGCTCGTGCCGGGCGGCCCGCACCCGTACTTCCAGCCCTGGAAGGCTGCCGGCGCCAAGGCCGCCACGGACTTCAAGCTCGGTGGAAGCACCTTCAACGAGACGGCCGGATGGGACCAGACCAAGCAGAACGACGTGCTGAAGTCGCTGGCGGCTCAGGGCTACAACGCCTTCGGCATCTTCGGTGTCTCACCGGACAACATCAACTCCACGTTCAAGGACCTCGAGCGCCAGGGCTTCCAGGTCGCGTCACTCGCCTCCTGCCCGGCGGGTGACACCAACGCGGCCGCCTTCTGCCTCTCGACCGATGTCGAGACGGCCGCCTACAAGGCCGCCAAGGCCGCGATCGAGGCCATGAACGGCCAGGGCAACCTCGTCCACCTGACCGGCAACAAGGTCGACTCGAACACGCAGCGCCGCATCGCCGGCGTCAAGAAGGCCGTGGGCGAGACCGGCGGCAAGGTGAAGCTCCTCCAGACGATCACCGACATCGACGTCGACCTGCAGACCGCGCAGCGATCGGTCGCCGACCTGCTGGGTGCCCACGGCAGCGACATCGACGGGATCGTGAACACGGCGTACAACCCGGCTGTGGCCTCGGCCGCGGCGGTCAAGAAGTCGGGCCTGCCCATCAAGGTCGTCGCGATCGACGACGATCCCACGATCCTCGCCGGGATCAAGGACGGCTCCGTGTCGGCAACCGTCGTCCAGAACCCCACCGGTCAGGGCTACGTCGGGTCGTACGCGCTCATGAAGCTGTCGACCGGGTGCAAGATGACCACCCCGGGCGTCATCATCGACTCCGGTTCGTTCGTGGTGACCACGAAGAACGTCGACACGTACGACGCCGAGCGCCAGGCCAAGTCGGACGAGGTCAAGAGCGACTTCGACTCGAAGTACCTGAGCTGCTGA
- a CDS encoding FadR/GntR family transcriptional regulator produces MSADDVIQPWPRRPARLASAVIDTLVDRIVSGEFPQGAALPIEPMLAETFGVSRPVVREAIKALETMRLVQAKQGQGTRILPVNEWDLVNPIVLAAVVRHDSELAILDELVGVRRSLEAQMAREAATRLTPEDRALIEERMGDLDQKIDDPQGYAVADVAFHDAILAASGNRLGRAIINRLTEEAYRSLRYIGEPTQHDREISNIAHRAIRDAVFSGDPDLAAERMNAHILEAWERRRPPGNVPGPSKT; encoded by the coding sequence ATGAGCGCTGATGACGTCATCCAGCCGTGGCCCCGACGCCCCGCCAGGCTGGCGTCGGCCGTCATCGACACGCTGGTTGACCGGATCGTCTCCGGCGAGTTCCCCCAGGGTGCTGCCCTGCCGATCGAGCCGATGCTGGCCGAGACGTTCGGCGTGAGCCGCCCTGTCGTTCGCGAGGCGATCAAGGCGTTGGAGACCATGCGACTCGTCCAGGCCAAGCAGGGTCAAGGGACGCGGATCCTGCCGGTGAACGAGTGGGATCTCGTCAACCCGATCGTGCTCGCTGCCGTCGTACGCCATGACAGCGAGCTCGCGATCCTCGACGAGCTGGTCGGCGTCCGTCGGTCGTTGGAGGCGCAGATGGCACGCGAGGCGGCGACCCGCCTGACTCCCGAGGACCGCGCTCTCATCGAGGAGCGGATGGGTGACCTCGACCAGAAGATCGACGATCCACAGGGTTATGCGGTCGCAGACGTCGCGTTCCACGACGCCATCCTGGCGGCGTCCGGGAACCGTCTCGGCCGGGCGATCATCAATCGCCTGACCGAAGAGGCGTACCGAAGCCTGCGCTACATCGGTGAGCCCACCCAGCACGACCGCGAGATCTCCAACATCGCCCACCGGGCCATTCGCGACGCCGTCTTCTCGGGGGACCCCGACCTCGCCGCGGAGCGCATGAACGCCCACATTCTCGAGGCATGGGAACGTCGCCGGCCGCCCGGCAACGTGCCTGGCCCGAGCAAGACGTAG
- a CDS encoding YajQ family cyclic di-GMP-binding protein, whose product MADSSFDIVNKIDRQEVDNALNQTVKEINQRYDFKNTGASIDWSGEFGIEVKANADERALAVLDVFKDKLIKRGISLKTLEEGEPRQSGKEVRISSTITEGISQEQAKKVSKLIRDEGPKGVKVQIQGDELRVSSKKRDDLQEVIALVKGADLDFAVQFVNYR is encoded by the coding sequence ATGGCCGACTCTTCCTTCGACATCGTCAACAAGATCGACCGCCAGGAGGTCGACAACGCGCTGAACCAGACGGTCAAGGAGATCAACCAGCGCTATGACTTCAAGAACACCGGCGCCTCGATCGACTGGAGCGGCGAGTTCGGCATCGAGGTCAAGGCCAACGCCGACGAGCGCGCGCTGGCCGTCCTCGACGTGTTCAAGGACAAGCTCATCAAGCGCGGCATCTCGCTCAAGACCCTCGAGGAGGGTGAGCCCCGCCAGTCCGGCAAGGAAGTACGGATCTCCTCGACCATCACCGAGGGCATCAGCCAGGAACAGGCCAAGAAGGTCTCCAAGCTGATCCGCGACGAGGGACCCAAGGGCGTCAAGGTGCAGATCCAGGGCGACGAGCTCCGCGTCAGCAGCAAGAAGCGCGACGACCTGCAGGAGGTCATCGCGCTGGTCAAGGGCGCCGACCTCGACTTCGCGGTGCAGTTCGTCAACTACCGCTGA
- a CDS encoding NADH-quinone oxidoreductase subunit N — MNIPVEWSVAGPAVIVAIGALVALLVDAFYPRRTWLGSGLPASVGLVWAGVELFRLKDDIDPFTFALSLVVIGGTLVVVVASNVMNFENAMPPGEYHFLLMAAAGGALMMVAARDLVTLIIALELLSLPSIALVGLRQGDQRAVRSAWTFFLASVVSTTITLMGVSLLYGVAGTLTYDGLASGLSDTEMPHGVVAVAVVLTIVGLLFKLGAVPFHVWIPDTYLGAPVMVAGFLSAVSKAASVGAVFTFLALAVPTEHDTWSPILAVVAAVTMTVGNLGALRQTNAIAMLAWSSIAQAGFLIAPVAVITWFSGQAVVQYVAVYVLANLVAFAALAVVLRLRGSLDYSELRGLARTDPPTGVPLVMATLTLAGFPPAVIGLVTKYVVIRPVIDADGHVWLAVVMAVNVMLGLAYYLKLVVVLVDRPAIDDPYRSPSPPVSIRISKAAVLIGTAGLVALSAWPDLLLSNLP, encoded by the coding sequence GTGAACATCCCCGTCGAGTGGAGCGTCGCCGGTCCGGCCGTCATCGTCGCGATCGGCGCGCTCGTCGCGCTGCTGGTCGATGCGTTCTATCCCCGGCGTACGTGGCTGGGATCGGGCCTGCCAGCGAGCGTCGGCCTGGTCTGGGCGGGTGTCGAGCTGTTCCGCCTGAAGGACGACATCGACCCGTTCACGTTCGCGCTCTCGCTGGTCGTCATCGGCGGCACGCTCGTCGTCGTGGTGGCCTCGAACGTCATGAACTTCGAGAACGCGATGCCGCCGGGGGAGTACCACTTCCTGCTGATGGCTGCCGCCGGTGGCGCCCTGATGATGGTGGCTGCCCGCGACCTCGTGACGCTGATCATCGCGCTCGAGCTGCTGTCGTTGCCGTCTATCGCGCTGGTCGGGCTGCGCCAAGGTGATCAACGCGCGGTCCGATCGGCATGGACGTTCTTCCTGGCCTCCGTCGTGTCGACGACGATCACGCTGATGGGTGTCTCGCTGCTCTACGGCGTCGCAGGGACCCTCACGTACGACGGCCTGGCCAGCGGCCTGAGTGACACCGAGATGCCGCACGGCGTCGTCGCGGTCGCCGTCGTGCTGACGATCGTCGGGTTGCTGTTCAAGCTCGGTGCCGTGCCGTTCCACGTGTGGATCCCCGACACCTACCTGGGTGCCCCGGTCATGGTCGCCGGCTTCCTGTCGGCCGTCTCCAAGGCTGCGTCGGTCGGTGCCGTCTTCACGTTCCTGGCCCTCGCTGTCCCCACCGAGCACGACACCTGGTCGCCGATACTGGCGGTCGTCGCCGCGGTGACCATGACGGTGGGCAACCTCGGCGCGCTGCGGCAGACCAATGCGATCGCGATGCTGGCCTGGTCGTCGATCGCACAGGCCGGGTTCCTCATCGCTCCGGTGGCCGTCATCACGTGGTTCAGCGGCCAGGCCGTGGTGCAGTACGTCGCGGTCTACGTGCTCGCCAACCTCGTCGCGTTCGCCGCGCTCGCCGTCGTGCTCCGGCTGCGCGGCAGCCTGGACTACAGCGAGCTCAGGGGGCTCGCGCGCACCGACCCGCCCACCGGGGTGCCGCTCGTGATGGCCACGCTGACCCTCGCGGGCTTCCCGCCGGCGGTCATCGGCCTCGTCACGAAGTACGTCGTCATCCGCCCGGTCATCGACGCCGACGGCCACGTCTGGCTCGCTGTCGTCATGGCGGTCAACGTCATGCTCGGCCTGGCCTACTACCTCAAGCTCGTCGTCGTGCTCGTCGACCGGCCGGCGATCGACGACCCCTACCGGAGCCCGTCACCGCCGGTCTCGATCCGCATCTCCAAGGCGGCCGTGCTGATCGGCACCGCCGGCCTCGTGGCCCTCAGCGCCTGGCCCGACCTCCTGCTGTCCAACCTGCCCTGA
- a CDS encoding NuoM family protein: protein MITAALTIPFVVGLALLFLRKLVSGRTAAWLGAVAMAASLVLFVLVWEGKEKISGEVDTEWIDPLGARLHLGVTALSWPFLLMTAFIGLLCCVWLIADDTAPALVGLVLIISASSLGVFASLDFLLFFVFFELALIPMWFVIAWWAAPDDGSSRGVDRGKGFKNVPADGARLAATRFLLFTVSGSALLLVGIVLVARANDSLQLTEIGSGPLVAAVLITLGFAVKTPLVPLHTWLPDAHSKAPTVGSVLLAAVFLKLGTYGLIIASSILPERFADVAPYVAGAGVVGIVWSALACYAQDDLKRLIAYSSIGHMGFVALAISTQSAVGVAAAVFGSVAHGLVTGLLFFLSGSLKDRFGTASMRAIGRGLYARTPWLAVAFVFAAVASLGLPGLAGFWGELLSLRAAYEVGDVLDKPYAWTAVGFAVLGVALTTAYFVRAIRLLAQGEPVAQEADRDLSVREAFVSVALVASIVVLGLAPGLVVGLYDFSTVSYSGTYEAVTP from the coding sequence GTGATCACCGCTGCGCTCACGATCCCGTTCGTCGTCGGGCTCGCCCTGCTGTTCCTCCGCAAGCTGGTGTCCGGGCGTACGGCTGCCTGGCTCGGCGCGGTCGCGATGGCGGCGTCGCTCGTCCTGTTCGTGCTCGTGTGGGAGGGCAAGGAGAAGATCTCCGGCGAGGTCGACACCGAGTGGATCGACCCGCTCGGTGCGCGGCTTCACCTCGGCGTGACCGCGCTGTCGTGGCCGTTCCTGCTGATGACGGCGTTCATCGGTCTGCTCTGCTGCGTCTGGCTGATCGCGGACGACACGGCGCCGGCCCTCGTCGGGCTCGTGCTGATCATCAGTGCGTCGTCGCTCGGGGTGTTCGCGTCGCTCGACTTCCTGCTGTTCTTCGTGTTCTTCGAGCTGGCCCTGATCCCGATGTGGTTCGTGATTGCCTGGTGGGCAGCTCCAGACGACGGTTCGTCGCGCGGCGTCGATCGCGGAAAGGGCTTCAAGAACGTTCCAGCGGACGGTGCTCGCCTAGCGGCTACGCGCTTCCTCTTGTTCACGGTCTCCGGCTCGGCGCTGTTGCTGGTCGGCATCGTGCTCGTGGCGCGCGCGAACGACTCGCTGCAGCTCACCGAGATCGGCAGCGGCCCGCTCGTGGCGGCCGTGCTGATCACCCTCGGCTTCGCCGTCAAGACCCCACTCGTCCCGCTGCACACCTGGCTGCCCGACGCGCACAGCAAGGCGCCGACGGTCGGCTCGGTCCTCCTCGCGGCGGTGTTCCTCAAGCTCGGCACGTACGGGCTGATCATCGCCTCCTCGATCCTTCCGGAACGGTTCGCGGACGTCGCCCCGTACGTCGCTGGCGCCGGTGTCGTGGGCATCGTCTGGTCGGCGCTCGCCTGCTACGCCCAGGACGACCTCAAGCGACTGATCGCCTACTCGAGCATCGGCCACATGGGTTTCGTGGCGCTTGCCATCTCGACGCAAAGCGCCGTCGGTGTTGCTGCCGCTGTATTTGGATCAGTGGCTCATGGCCTCGTCACGGGACTGTTGTTCTTCCTGTCCGGCTCGCTCAAGGACCGTTTCGGCACCGCCTCGATGCGGGCGATCGGCCGCGGGCTCTATGCGCGTACGCCGTGGCTCGCCGTCGCGTTCGTCTTCGCAGCGGTCGCCAGCCTCGGCCTCCCCGGTCTCGCCGGGTTCTGGGGCGAGCTGCTGTCGCTGCGTGCCGCGTACGAGGTCGGCGACGTGCTCGACAAGCCGTACGCCTGGACCGCGGTCGGTTTCGCGGTGCTCGGTGTCGCCCTCACGACGGCCTACTTCGTACGAGCGATCCGCCTGCTCGCCCAAGGTGAGCCGGTCGCGCAGGAGGCCGACCGCGACCTCAGCGTGCGCGAGGCTTTCGTGAGCGTCGCCCTGGTCGCCTCGATCGTCGTGCTCGGGCTCGCGCCCGGGCTGGTCGTCGGGCTCTACGACTTCTCGACGGTGAGCTACTCAGGCACCTACGAGGCGGTGACCCCGTGA
- a CDS encoding NADH-quinone oxidoreductase subunit L: MNRWLYVVLTAALAVAVAVWAVPHLDGDPTTKVWVEGNDLLAVSLATRVDGLAAQVLLLAVGVGLLVQIYSTAYLGHHPRYRSYALVILLFLLGMIAVVAADDLFVLLIGWEVMGLCSYLLIGHEWETPIARSGAAKAFLMTRIADLGLLVGILAIGETYGTYRISEVLAQEPKNSTAIGLLLLVAVVGKSAQFPLHTWLPDAMPGPTPITALIHAATMVAAGVYLVARLLPILEPSELVMTLLAIISAITMLLGALFALVQTDLKRALAWSTVSQLAFMFAALSAGDRDAGTDHLLSHGAFKALLFLGCGCVMHAVGSSALSAMGGLRLRMPVTFWTMTIGFAALAGVIPTVGFFTKDSVLHALEHGRDEGPLPGAVAVIVFGVALLTSFITAAYATRLWLLAFLAPAPADHAEAHEAPRAMTGPIIVLAAATFALSIGQPFHLGIGLLSTAVAAAGIGVVLTAWRRGRSLDLAAPWLVAELALDRPYARWIPAGLRSSSRAVVDVDRDGIDAYSYGSASAAQAVSRVLGVVQSGNVQRYATVIAGGVIVVTAAAVIWT, encoded by the coding sequence GTGAACCGCTGGCTCTACGTCGTCCTGACCGCCGCGCTCGCCGTGGCGGTCGCCGTGTGGGCGGTCCCGCACCTCGACGGCGACCCGACGACCAAGGTCTGGGTCGAGGGCAACGACCTGCTCGCCGTCTCGCTCGCGACCCGCGTCGACGGCCTCGCCGCCCAGGTGCTGCTGCTCGCCGTCGGCGTCGGCCTGCTGGTGCAGATCTACTCCACGGCCTACCTCGGCCACCACCCGCGCTATCGCTCGTACGCGCTGGTGATCCTGCTCTTCCTGCTCGGCATGATCGCCGTCGTCGCCGCCGACGACCTGTTCGTCCTGCTGATCGGCTGGGAGGTCATGGGGCTCTGCTCCTACCTGTTGATCGGCCACGAGTGGGAGACACCGATCGCGCGATCCGGCGCCGCCAAGGCGTTCCTCATGACCCGCATCGCTGACCTCGGCCTGCTGGTCGGGATCCTCGCGATCGGCGAGACGTACGGGACCTATCGCATCAGCGAGGTGCTCGCGCAGGAGCCCAAGAACTCGACGGCGATCGGGCTGCTGCTGCTCGTCGCGGTCGTCGGCAAGTCGGCGCAGTTCCCGCTCCACACGTGGCTGCCCGACGCGATGCCCGGTCCGACGCCGATCACCGCGCTGATCCACGCCGCGACGATGGTCGCCGCCGGCGTCTACCTCGTGGCCCGGCTGCTGCCGATCCTCGAGCCGTCCGAGCTCGTCATGACGCTGCTGGCGATCATCTCGGCGATCACGATGCTGCTGGGCGCGCTGTTCGCGCTGGTGCAGACCGACCTCAAGCGAGCGCTCGCGTGGTCGACGGTCAGCCAGCTCGCGTTCATGTTCGCAGCGCTGTCGGCCGGCGACCGTGACGCCGGCACCGACCACCTGCTGTCGCACGGCGCGTTCAAGGCGTTGCTGTTCCTCGGCTGCGGCTGCGTGATGCACGCCGTCGGCTCGAGCGCGCTGTCGGCGATGGGCGGCCTGCGGCTGCGGATGCCAGTCACGTTCTGGACCATGACGATCGGGTTCGCCGCGCTCGCGGGCGTCATCCCGACGGTCGGGTTCTTCACCAAGGACTCGGTGCTGCACGCGCTGGAGCACGGTCGCGACGAGGGCCCGTTGCCCGGTGCGGTCGCGGTGATCGTGTTCGGCGTCGCGCTGCTGACGTCGTTCATCACCGCGGCGTACGCCACGAGGCTATGGCTGCTGGCCTTCCTCGCTCCGGCTCCGGCCGACCACGCCGAGGCGCACGAGGCGCCGCGCGCGATGACCGGGCCCATCATCGTCCTCGCCGCCGCGACGTTCGCGCTGTCCATCGGCCAGCCGTTCCACCTCGGCATCGGGCTCCTCTCGACGGCGGTCGCAGCGGCCGGCATCGGCGTCGTCCTCACGGCCTGGCGCCGCGGTCGTTCCCTCGACCTCGCAGCCCCGTGGTTGGTCGCCGAGCTCGCCCTCGATCGCCCGTACGCCCGCTGGATCCCAGCTGGTCTGCGCTCGTCGTCCCGTGCGGTCGTCGACGTCGACCGTGACGGCATCGACGCGTACTCCTACGGCTCGGCGAGCGCCGCGCAGGCGGTCTCGCGGGTGCTCGGCGTGGTGCAGTCCGGCAACGTCCAGCGCTATGCCACGGTCATCGCCGGCGGCGTCATCGTCGTGACGGCAGCGGCGGTGATCTGGACGTGA
- the nuoK gene encoding NADH-quinone oxidoreductase subunit NuoK, protein MPLLYPLVLSAALFGIGLYGVLARRNAVLMLLGVELMLNAVNLNLVAFDAWFADEVHTGQVFTLFTITLAAAEIGLGLAIILALFRAVRTVDVDEVGGDR, encoded by the coding sequence ATGCCCCTGCTCTATCCGCTGGTGCTGTCGGCCGCGCTGTTCGGCATCGGGCTCTACGGCGTCCTCGCCCGGCGCAACGCGGTGCTGATGCTGCTCGGCGTCGAGCTCATGCTCAACGCGGTCAACCTCAACCTGGTCGCGTTCGACGCCTGGTTCGCTGACGAGGTGCACACCGGCCAGGTCTTCACGCTGTTCACGATCACGCTGGCGGCGGCCGAGATCGGCCTCGGGCTGGCCATCATCCTCGCGCTGTTCCGCGCCGTGCGCACCGTCGATGTCGACGAGGTCGGTGGCGACCGGTGA
- a CDS encoding NADH-quinone oxidoreductase subunit J, with the protein MSATEVIFLLFAALAVGSALLAMTTSQLVHSALWLVVTLGAVAGCFVLMTAEFVAWVQVLVYVGSVVVLVIFALMLTRQESTISAEVTGNRWTAALLGLVAAVGLGATVISGFHGERIEGDRIGSAKSIGDALFNDWVLPFEILSGVLLAALVGAIVISRSGTER; encoded by the coding sequence GTGAGCGCCACCGAGGTCATCTTCCTGCTGTTCGCGGCCCTCGCGGTCGGGTCGGCGCTGCTCGCGATGACGACGAGCCAGCTCGTCCACTCGGCCCTGTGGCTCGTCGTGACGCTCGGCGCCGTCGCCGGCTGCTTCGTCCTGATGACCGCCGAGTTCGTCGCATGGGTTCAGGTGCTCGTGTACGTCGGCTCGGTCGTCGTGCTCGTGATCTTCGCCCTCATGCTGACCCGTCAGGAGTCGACGATCTCCGCGGAGGTCACGGGCAACCGCTGGACCGCGGCGCTGCTGGGTCTGGTCGCCGCCGTCGGTCTCGGCGCCACAGTCATCAGCGGGTTCCACGGCGAGCGCATCGAGGGGGACCGGATCGGCAGCGCGAAGTCGATCGGCGATGCGCTGTTCAACGACTGGGTGCTCCCGTTCGAGATCCTCAGTGGCGTCCTGCTCGCCGCGCTGGTCGGCGCGATCGTCATCTCCCGGTCGGGAACCGAGCGCTGA
- a CDS encoding complex I subunit 1 family protein: MADVVDAILRCLLVLAVFMVLPLVIGQMEHKAMAHMQSRVGPMAAGGFHGWAQLVADGVKFVQKESITPVAADRRVFELAPAVALAPYLVALLAIPLGPFFGQGNLIGQDLDLGLFFVLAAMSVGVLGTLMGGLGSGNKYSYIGGMRVAAQLMSYELPMVLAAASVAMAAGTLSLVGIAQEWEPWWLLSQLPGLVVFFVAGLAELQRPPFDAPLADAELVMGPLTEYGGMRFAMFLLAEYAGILVLSALTTVLFLGGWAGPFSDDIGWLWTLVKVMAVAFLVIWARVAYPRLREDQVNALAWKVLVPVALAQITLTTVLVVA; the protein is encoded by the coding sequence ATGGCTGACGTCGTCGACGCGATCCTGCGCTGCCTGCTCGTGCTCGCGGTGTTCATGGTGCTCCCGCTGGTCATCGGCCAGATGGAGCACAAGGCGATGGCGCACATGCAGAGCCGCGTCGGCCCGATGGCGGCCGGCGGCTTCCACGGCTGGGCGCAGCTCGTCGCCGACGGCGTGAAGTTCGTGCAGAAGGAGAGCATCACGCCGGTCGCCGCCGACCGTAGGGTCTTCGAGCTCGCCCCGGCCGTCGCCCTGGCGCCCTACCTCGTCGCGCTCCTGGCCATCCCGCTCGGCCCGTTCTTCGGACAGGGCAACCTGATCGGCCAGGACCTCGACCTCGGCCTGTTCTTCGTGCTCGCGGCGATGAGCGTCGGCGTGCTCGGCACGCTGATGGGTGGCCTGGGCAGCGGCAACAAGTACTCCTACATCGGTGGCATGCGCGTCGCGGCGCAGCTGATGTCGTACGAGCTGCCGATGGTGCTCGCCGCGGCCAGCGTCGCGATGGCCGCGGGGACGCTGTCGCTGGTCGGCATCGCGCAGGAGTGGGAGCCCTGGTGGCTGCTCAGCCAGCTCCCTGGGCTCGTCGTGTTCTTCGTCGCGGGGCTCGCCGAGCTGCAGCGTCCGCCGTTCGACGCGCCGCTGGCCGACGCCGAGCTCGTCATGGGACCGCTGACCGAGTACGGCGGCATGCGCTTCGCGATGTTCCTGCTCGCCGAGTACGCCGGCATCCTCGTCCTCTCGGCCCTGACAACCGTGCTGTTCCTCGGCGGCTGGGCCGGGCCGTTCTCCGACGACATCGGCTGGCTGTGGACGCTGGTCAAGGTCATGGCGGTGGCGTTCCTCGTGATCTGGGCGCGCGTCGCGTATCCCCGCCTCCGCGAGGACCAGGTCAACGCGCTGGCGTGGAAGGTCCTCGTGCCGGTGGCTCTAGCGCAGATCACTCTCACGACGGTTCTGGTGGTGGCATGA
- a CDS encoding NADH-quinone oxidoreductase subunit C has translation MTLEDKPPLASLVGGAPSFGPRHRVVEAAEWHDAAAQLKRDGYTYFDWLSAVDEHPEGFRLVMHVARVPSTGSGGVGLDHLLLATYLERDVPAVASIADVYAGASWHERETHEMFGIDFGLDLAPLLLPDGFEGHPLRKEFVLASRVAKPWPGAKEPGESDAESTHSPSRRRIKPPGVPDPEDWGPGKLAHEDVPSTGSGTEGATGSGTEGETGSGTEGDVDG, from the coding sequence GTGACGCTCGAGGACAAGCCCCCACTCGCGTCGCTTGTGGGAGGTGCCCCCAGCTTCGGCCCGCGGCACCGCGTCGTCGAGGCAGCCGAGTGGCACGACGCCGCGGCGCAGCTCAAGCGCGACGGCTACACCTACTTCGACTGGCTCTCGGCGGTCGACGAGCACCCCGAGGGGTTCCGCCTGGTGATGCACGTGGCGCGCGTCCCTTCGACGGGCTCAGGAGGCGTTGGCCTCGATCACCTTCTGCTCGCCACGTACCTCGAGCGGGACGTCCCAGCGGTCGCGTCGATCGCCGACGTCTATGCCGGCGCCTCGTGGCACGAGCGCGAGACGCACGAGATGTTCGGCATCGACTTCGGGCTCGACCTGGCCCCGTTGCTGCTGCCCGACGGCTTCGAGGGACATCCGCTGCGCAAGGAGTTCGTGCTGGCATCGCGCGTCGCCAAGCCGTGGCCGGGTGCCAAGGAGCCGGGCGAGAGCGACGCCGAGTCGACCCACTCGCCGAGCCGCCGCAGGATCAAGCCGCCGGGCGTACCTGACCCCGAGGACTGGGGCCCCGGCAAGCTGGCCCACGAGGACGTCCCTTCGACAGGCTCAGGGACCGAAGGGGCGACAGGCTCAGGGACCGAAGGGGAGACAGGCTCAGGGACCGAAGGGGACGTCGATGGCTGA